The Candidatus Zixiibacteriota bacterium genomic interval GTCAACCTGCACAAGCTCTCAGATATTGACAAGCACTACCGACGGAAAGAGAATCTCGTCTTCCCGTTTCTGGAGCAACACGGCATTACCGGCCCGCCGACCGTGATGTGGGGGAAGCACGACCAGATTCGCGAGTTGCTGCGGACGGCGATCGAGACGTTCGAGCATGCGACCGAACTGTCGGTCGACGAGGCACGAACGCTGGTGGAGCTGGTGTTCAAACCGGCCGCGGACGGCATCGCCGACATGATCTTCAAGGAGGAGCAGATTCTCTTCCCGATGTGCCTTGACACTCTCACCGAGCAGGAGTGGTGGCAGGTTTACAGCCAGAGTCTCGAGATCGGATTCTGCTTGTACGATCCGAAAGACGAGTGGCAGCCATCGGGAGTCGAGGTGACCGCCGGCGAAGGCGTCTCCGCGGCGGGGCGGATCCAGTTGCCGTCCGGCAGCATGACGCCCACGGAACTGAACGCCATTTTGAACACGATTCCGTTTGATCTGACGTTCGTGGACAAGGACGACACCGTGCGCTACTTCACGCAGGGGCGGGAACGGATTTTCGACCGCAATCGCGCGATCCTCGGCCGGCAGGTGCAGTTGTGCCATCCGCCGCAGAGCGTGCATATCGTGCAGAGGATCCTGGAGGATTTCAAGTCGGGCCGCGAGACACGCGCGCCGTTCTGGATTAATCTCAAAGGCAAATTCATTCATATCGAATATTTCGCGCTGCGCGACAAGCAGGGCAATTACCTCGGCACGCTGGAGGTCAGCCAGGATCTGACGGAGAAGCGCGCGCTGAGCGGAGAGCAGCGATTACTGTCGTACGCGAAGGATGAGAAGGAGCCCGTCCGATGACGAATCAAGATCAGATTCTGACAATCACGCCCGACACCAAGATCGGCCCGTTGCTCGATCGTTTCCCGCAGTTGGAGGCGCCGCTGATGAAGCTGTCGCCGGCTTACGCCAAGCTGCGCAATCCGCTGCTGCGCAAGACGGTCGCCAAGGTGGCCACATTACAACAGGTGGCGAAGATCGGCGATGTGGCGATCGGCACGCTGATCAACACGCTGAGAGGCGAGTTGGGAATTGAAGCGCAGTGGCAAAGTGAGGAGAAGAGTGACGCAGTCACCGGTA includes:
- a CDS encoding DUF438 domain-containing protein translates to MSELINNAEKRRELLKHLILQLHKGEAPEQVKTQLKRVLGQVPYNEVMVVEKELIEEGLPLTEVLKLCDIHSAVLKGDIDQSGAKTAPAGHPVDTFLRENRAIEWELSALERSYEVIRKSSDAPAVTQAVAEIRVNLHKLSDIDKHYRRKENLVFPFLEQHGITGPPTVMWGKHDQIRELLRTAIETFEHATELSVDEARTLVELVFKPAADGIADMIFKEEQILFPMCLDTLTEQEWWQVYSQSLEIGFCLYDPKDEWQPSGVEVTAGEGVSAAGRIQLPSGSMTPTELNAILNTIPFDLTFVDKDDTVRYFTQGRERIFDRNRAILGRQVQLCHPPQSVHIVQRILEDFKSGRETRAPFWINLKGKFIHIEYFALRDKQGNYLGTLEVSQDLTEKRALSGEQRLLSYAKDEKEPVR
- a CDS encoding DUF1858 domain-containing protein, coding for MTNQDQILTITPDTKIGPLLDRFPQLEAPLMKLSPAYAKLRNPLLRKTVAKVATLQQVAKIGDVAIGTLINTLRGELGIEAQWQSEEKSDAVTGKPGWLAADRIAQSLDATPLLEAGEHPLNRVMSDLQKLAAGKVYELITPFVPAPLLDAVAKKRFAVYSERQSDGAVHSYFCRNEFEV